GAGCTATTCCTTAGAGTCATAGCAGTCAGCTGCTGGCAAATACATTTCCCGGTAAATCAGCATGTATAAAGCGCATCACTGAACTATTCCACTAGGAACAATATACTCCTCATCAACTTACTCCAGTCAGGTCCAATATAATGGCGTCCAAAATCTTCAACGTCGGAGTCATCGGCTACGGCCTTAGTGCTAAAATCTATCAAATTCCATTTATCAGTGCAGTCAAAAGTCTCAAGCTCTATGCTGTTGTCCAACGGACACCAAAACCGGATAATAATGCAGAATTAGGTTTTCATGGGATCAAAAGCTTCCGCAGCACGGAGTTAAATGGTCAAAGATCCTGCTGTTGACATCGTGGTGGTGACTACAGCCCCAGACTCTCATCTCGAGCTGGCGAAGCTGGCTCTGAATGCGGGAAAGCATGGTAAGTTGAACAGTTACCAGTGAACTGTTCTCGAAATAACATGTGGAACCAATCAGTCGTGGTCGAAAAGCCATTCACGCCAACGTACCAAGAAGCCCAGAAACTCATAGATCTCGCCAAGAAACAGAGCCGATTGCTCACTGTGTATCAGAGTATGCTACTCCTACTAAcccatctcctccacagaGGTGGTCGCTTTGTGGGAAAGACCTAATAGGAGtttaaatataaataggCCGACGATGGGATGCGGACTACCTCACACTTTCTAAGCTCATCAAAGATGGCTCCCTCGGCAGAATAGTAGATTATGAGACACGATTCGAGCGCCATGTACCTGACATTCCAGGATCCAGATGGAGAACTGAATCGATACCTGGTGGCGGGGCCATCTATGATTTGGGTGCCCATCTCATCGACCAAACAACACAGTTATTCGGCCTGCCAAGCGGATCACCGCGTTCCTCGGCAACCAAAGAGAGGGAATCGATGGCAGCGATGATTCGTTTACTGTGCTAATGCACTACGATGAATTCATGGCTACGGCTAAAGCAGCTGGCATAAGTCCGCAAGAAAAGCAGCTCCGATTTTAGGTTAGGGGGACTAAAGGAACGTTCAAGAAGGTTAGTGATAGTGCACTCATAATTTACGAACAAGAGCTACTCCTAGGCTTATCCCAGTTCTACTTCGATATGCAAGAAGAACAGCTGAAATCGGGCATACGTCCTAGAGACGATAGCTATAGAATCGAGCCGAGTGAGCGATATGGTAAGTAATGCACTTCTTTCAAATGGCCCGACATAATACAGCGTCGTCACACATTGAAGAAATGGCAGCTAATGATACTCAGGAACACTGACCTCAGTTCAACCTAATGGCGCGTTCAAGACAGAGGCCGTTCCTACTGTGGATCCACCGCTTTATACCGAATTTTATAGTAAGCTTGCAGAGGCTTTGGCTGGCGAGGGCGAGGTGTCTGTAAGTCCTGAAGAATCTGCTGCCGTTATTCGGCTTGTCGAGATCGCTGTGCAAAGCTCGAAGACTGGACGGACGTTAGATGTCGATCTTTGTTCATGATGGAAGTGCGCATGATGATGCTTATAGATACTTCTGTGAGACCATGAACCCTTTGTAATTATGAAATGGTAGACAGGGTAGTATTCTGTAGCTTCCTCAAACTGAACTAGTTCAAACTCCTTATATGACAATTCAGTCCTTCTGATTCCGTTCGGCAATAACATATGGCGCAATACTGGCCAGCTTTTCAGAGGTTTCAGTCAATTCTCGCCCAGGCGATGACTGCGCAACGATGCCTGCTCCAGCTTGAatcctttgcttttcccgTCCCTGGAAAACTGTTCGAAGGACAAGTGCGACATCCCAGGTTTCAGGATCCTCTATCAGCAAAATTGCACCTGAATAAAGCTCCCGGGGGTGCTTCTCAAGACGCCCAATACCTTCCAGTGCAGCTTGCTTTGGGATTCCAGTAGCAGTAATCGAAGGGAATAGGATATTAAATGCATCCCATGCATCCTTTCCAGGCAGCAGAGCACCTGATACGGTCGAGCCCAGGTGCTGCACACTCCCCCGAGGCCGGACAGTCATTAAGTCGTCCACAACTACAGTGCCAGGAGAGCACAGCCTGTCCAGTTCATTTATTGCCTCTTTCACCGACAACACATGTTCAACTATTTCCTTCGGGTCACTAACCAATGcctccttgagctttttggATTTatcccctccctcctcctgCGATCGAGTTCCAGCGAGCGGCTCCGTCGTCACCTTACCATCTCGCAGGGACATTACAAGCTCCGGGCTGAATCCAATAGCCTGGTTGTTGCCATGACGCAGACAAAATGAGCGGGCGGGGTTGTTATGTTGTCGTCCACATAGCAGGGTTCCAGGCATGTCCACTCTCCAAGGAAGGCTCACAGCACGAGAAGGGATGACCTTCgtatatttctctgctcttATATCTGCCAACGCAGCCTCGACTTGTTCCACGTATTCACTTGCTCTGGTATTCGTGTCAATGGGATGTCCTGGTGATGGTTCTATGCAAGTGGTATCATCGACCAACGCAGAGAGTTCCACCGTCTCTCCCTTGTCGACTCCAGTCAGCGTGATTCTATCTGGATAAAAGACCACCTCAGTACGTGGAACCATAAGACTCAGCATTGGCCATTCCCCAGCAGTGTGAGGAATGCCCCGTAGCAATAGGGCATAGCTAAACCCTATGTAGCCATAGATTCTGGTTCCACAGTCCTCATTTGCGGAGGTGTATTCTCGCACAACATCGGTCACTCCACCATCGATGGATCGCACTTCATCCTTTCCGTTCGTAGAAAAGGTTGCTTTCCGTCCTTCGGGGTCAATTGTCACTGACGAGCGGTTTCCGATACCCAAATACCAAACACCTGTGCGCTCGTATGCGTAGTAGTCATCGGATTTGAGCTTGGACAAAACAGTTGCAACTCTTTGTAGGGCGTCTGGGGGACCAGGGCGCAAATATATGGAGGTTGGAAGAACAGCCATCTTCTAATGAAGGCAGAATACTCGGGCCTAAAGTATAAATCATCCGGTATTTCTTAGAAAATGGTCTAGGGAGCGTTCCACGGTGAGAGATAGCAGGGTTTATGTACCCTTTACGGACTATAGCACTTGTAGGATCATAACAAGCATGGCCTCTGGCAGGAAGGTCTGGGTGATTCGATCTCGAGAATTCCAACTGTGACATATACCATTACCGGATTATGAGAGTTTTACCTTACGTCAAACGGTGCAAAGAAGGATCCCGTCCTTATATCACTAAGGTTGCTTACTTTCCGAAACCAACGGTAGGATTAGAAGGAGTCATCGCAGAACGCGTGTACGAGATGGTTTACATTCCAATTTTGGATTTTGGGTTCAGCCTTCGACGGCTTCGTTTCAGGTATTCCGGTAAAGAATGGTGAGTTTGAATGGTTTCGCTTTCTTGATGTTGGATCTCGCTCTTTTAATTACGGGCTTTTATTCTTGAATATAGGAATGAATACCTTGCAGGTTTAATTCCCAAGGATGACTACTATCGGAGGGGAATGCATATATGATCATATTAACCAAAACCGGTTCATCCCTGCTTTTTGGCATAAATGTCGGCACCGAACCACAACTCAGTACAAATTTCAGTGGAATGTGCCAGGTTATATCAACATCAAGGTTGACGCATATGACGTTATTCTTCTACCGGATTTCCCTTGATATGCCGAGACCGAAAGTCAAATGTTATTGCCGAGTGCTATCTGGCTTATTCTTAGTGCCTATAACTATATTTTACGTACTAGAGGATGCTGCTGATAATGTTTTATATTATGACAGATGCATATGCAAGGCATAGGTGACGTAGTATGGAGTTCTTTCAACTACTATATAACCCTAGCCTGTTACCTCTTGAGAAGTCGAACACTTATGCATATACAGCATGGCTGAAACAGACAACTACCCATTAGGTCGAAACATATTCCACTCAGTCCGGTCTGTTCATGGCCTTATTCTCTAAATTGAAGATCAAATAGCTCTGTTGGAGGCTAACATGAACTAGTTTGGACGCCCAACATTTACTCTGGAGGCTTCACACAGACTACATACTCCACCCTCGTATTCCCGTCACTGATAACATGAAGATTGCCGAGCTTGGAACCGGAACAGGGTACGTATGCTTGTATCCCAAGAATACCCACTTCTGACGTGATCTAGAGTCTGGCTCTTCGAAGGAGCAAAATATCTCCCAGCGACAACTCAGCTGGATGGATTCAACATCTCCGATGAGCAATTTCCTCTGAAGGAGCAGTGCCCGCCTAACCTCAGATTCGATATCATGGATTCTTTTGTCGATCCACCAGCCTCTCTTGTTGGTCAGTATGATGTGGTACATCTTCGTATGTGGACGAGTAACTTCCGAAACCGTGATTCGGGCGTCATCATCCATCATGTCAGGGAGCTGTTGAGTGAGTTACGACTTATCTGACTTTTTAACCTAGACACCCTCTAACATTCCTCAATCCCAGAGCCCGGTGGGTTTATTCAATGGGAAGAGGTAGACCTGACCCACCAGGTGGTTGTGGGTGAAAAGGCCAAGCAATTCGAGGCAGGAGTGAATGCATTGTTCGATCGAGTAGGCCTTAATTACAGGTAGGTATCCAGGACTCACTGCCATGTGAATGATAACAGTCGAACTTACAGAATTTAAGCTGGGTACCTAATCTCTTCAAGCGAGTGAAGCAGCTTggcttcctcctcatcgagTTTGAAAGACAGCAGTTCCAGAACAATTTGATGAACTTATGCACCAATACATATCTCCTGGCACTCCGTGAGATCCTCCAGGGAGTTCGCCAGTCTTGTCCGTCGGAGGCAGTTATGGAGCATGAGATTGCTCTTCAGCATCTACTctccgaagaaagaagaaatatcgTTTACAATTGGTCTCCTACTACGCTTTTGGCTCAAAGCCCCCCAAAAGATTCGGTTTCCATGTCTGAATAGACTGCCGTTCCCGCTAAGTTTCAATATTGAAAATTCGTGGAGGTGAGATTCTTAAGGTTACTTTTCATCGTCTCATACCGTATACCGACCGGTTTGTCTAACAAACCCGATTAATTTGAGCGATTAATGCTACCCCTTGGGTGAGAGGTGGCATAAGGTCCAGCCGATCGGCGTGGGGTTAGGGTTGCGGTGCTGCCACGCGCGATCGTCCTGTCATTGGATTTCCCTTGAGATGATGCAGAGAACTATCTACTATACAGGGTAGATAGCCTGTCAACTAAGTGGGGATACGGatgtgggaagaaaagaaagtatatattatctgCTTAATAGTAGATTACAATATTATAGGACTGCTTTGTGGctcgtttctttctgcttaCATTTGTTCTTAAATAGTTTAGGTTCCCTCTTCTTAAGTAGGGTTCTGGGATTAGGAAGACGCTTGCTCGGTCAAGCAATGCCCTGCCATACCAGTTCAAGACTGCGAGAGAGACTGGTAGTATGTACGACTGACCACTTTGTTCAGGGATCGAGTGCCCTGTGTGCCTGAAGGGCCAATTCTAGTGCATACTGGTGTGGTGATGGGCGAATCTGACCTTTGTGGTTGGCTTACCGGCTATGCACCTCTAGTCCCACACCCTCATTGGAAGTTGTTAGACTATGGTACGGTGAGAATCAATTATACTTCTGATTTCATTCCATAAAAAGTGGAATCTTATACAGAGAACTACCAGTATGACACCATAATTCAAGATATCGGTTACTAAAAAGGGATCATCTGAGGGCACGAATAACCAAGGGCATTCAAGAGGTTTCGTTGAGATTAGTCGATCAAAGTCACGCTGGTGCACCATATACCTCTGATATCACTTGATCATGCATTTTTGACTACCAAAATTTCCAACATTTCTGCTGACCATTCGTAcgtgttttcctttctctgtATGTGGACACCGGCTCgtcatgattgatgatggatgATGGATCACATTGCATTCTTAAGGGGCGACCTTGGTATGCGCCCCTTGCATATAGCCCCTGAATTTTCGGCAACCACGACTGTCACGGCTGAAACTGCGGATCCTGAGATTGTAAGAGTTCGATCGAGGTTTTTACTCTCTTTGGCGCAAGGCACAATTAATAACGACCCGCAGAGGCTGCGATTGTGGTGTACAGCGTGGCCAACGGAGCAATTTAGATCGAAGACACCATAAGCTTCTGGCTGTATTGTACAGAGCAGTTTTGCGCTTGAGCCATTAAGGCTTAAGAGGGATGTCGAAGAAACAACTAGCTTTGGCGCTGACATGCGCACTCAGTTTCTCGCCCGCCTGTGCGATTGCATTCAGGGACACTATGGCTCTCCCGGTCTCACTGCAACAATGCTTAAACAGTACCGGAGTGGCCGTGATGTATCCTAGCGACATGAACTATGATGCATTATCACGCCCGCAGAATGCGAATTATCAGCCCCATCCAAAGGTTATTGTGGTACCCACGTCATCGGAGGAGGTAGCTGCTAGCGTACGCTGTGTAGCTGCTGAGAAAGGGGATGTCAAGCTCAGTACTCGGGGAGGCGGTCACAGCTATGCTGCGTACGGTTTCTCCGGTGAGGTAGTCGTTGATTCCAGTCAGATGAAAGGGATGAGTTTCGACGAcgacaagaaggaagttACGGTGCAATTTGGTCAAACTTTGGGTCCATTGGCGGTTGCAATGGGTCGGAAAGGATATGCCCTTCCACACGGTACCTGCCCCGGTGTCGGAATTGCAGGGCATGCGTtaggtggtggttgggggtTTACATCGCGTAAATGGGGGTGGCTTCTTGATCATAGTAAGTGTGCTAGGAAATGCTGGTAAACCATATACGTACAGAGGACAGCATGTTAACTATGCAATTAGTCGTGTCGCTAGAACTTGTTGATATTGGCGGGAATATCAAGCTGCTGAACTCTAGCTCAGTGGGGATGGATGCGGAGTTGTGGTGGGCATTaagaggagctggagctAACAATTTTGGCGTTGTAACATCGTTTACGTATGCTATGGAGGCAGCCCCGACTGCAGTTATGAACTATGGAATCAGTTTCTCGTCCAAATCAGACTGCGCACAAGTGCTATTGGCAGTCCAGGAGCTAGGCTCTATCTCTACCGACGATCCTGATGGTCTTCCGGTCGAGCTTGGTGGAGAGGTCATTATATCTGGTGCCGATGCCACGAACGTTTGCTCTTTTACTGGACAGTATTTGGGAGAGCGCGCCGCATTTGTACCAGTACTCGATAGATTGTTGGGCAAACTTGCAGACCGCGGAGTGAGGCCAGTCAATTCTACGTCCTACATCAAAGAGTTTGATGACTGGATAGACGCTCTCACAGACCTCATGGGCTCGTTGGATGAGCCCAGTACTCCGCAGCCATATTATGCTCAGTCTCTGGTGGACGATGGCGCCCCCAATTATACATCCCATGGTGTAGAACACATCATCGACGCTATTCAGAACGCAAAACTGGTCAAAGATACAGAGAATCATGTCTCTTTCGATCTGAATGGACCAGGCTCAAGAACGAACATTCCACCGACGTCCGGCGATACATCGTTCATCCATCGGGATAGTTTATTTCTTGTCCAAATCTTCTCCTATAAGTTTCCTGGCTTCAACAACACAGATGGCCGTGATCAAGGACTCAAGAAAGTTACCAACGTTGCAGACAGTATCAAACAAGCTAAACCTAGTGGCCAGTGGCACGCCTATCAGAACTATATTGATCCCTACCTTGATGATTTTGGACAGGCGTACTATGGCGTAAATTTAGAACATTTGAAGTCGCTGAAGGCCGTTGCAGATCCGGATTCAGTGTTCGATTTTCCGCAGGGGCTAGGGCATGCATGATAAGAGTCAATTATACTCAGCCACTGTATAGTGAAACACAGCagttttctttcccctttctgCATAATGGTATCAGACAGTGTAAAATGTTATTTAATGTGTATTTCTATCGCCTGACTAAATTTCCGGTACGATTTGCGTCCAGCAATGCACATCTGCACAACACTAAGAAGGAGCAATTGATATTTTGATACGCATATTCTGGGCTACATATCCATTGCCTGTATACCTCTTCCGCGCAAAGAGGTAAATGTTATACACTAGTATAATACGAAATTGTCTGTGATGCTTTTACGAGCAGGGGCGCTAATTCCCTTGCAAATATCACAGTATTCGGCGAATAGTATTAGTGAATCAGTCAAAAGTTTTATCCAACTGTTAGAGCCCAAGCATCTAACGTCTACCTATTTAGGCGCCCCGCGGCTGAGGCAGTATTTATGTCGGAAAAGCCGATAACTCTCAAACGCATAAATAGGAGAAACACTCTTTTTGAAAAGCCTTAACACACATCTGAAAAGTGTTGAATACGTTTAAATGTACCTAGGTGACACCCTTAGCCACTAATCCGGGGCCTTCACCCATTGCTCCTCCTAGGCTAGTCTATCTATCGGGACCTGCGTACTCAGTTTGGCTTTTTGGGGTTACTCCAGGAGCTATGTTTTGTAAATACTCTCATCGATGTAGCAGATCGTCTGCGGGATTGACAAAGTAGTATCACAATCCTTCAGATTCAGCTCCTGCGTACCTGTATTGAGCTGAGTCTCGGGTAGTCATGTCGGCATGCCATTCAGCGAAAGGTAATAGATTAGGTTCGACTCGTTATCGATCAGGGACTTAACGCCGGATAACCCTCGAACTCCTCTGCCATGGCACAAGTGGATCCACTGTTCTGAAACCATCAGGCCAGGCCTCTCGCCACTCGGGAAATGGCATCCTATTGTAGTAACAGAGTGGAACTTGCTCGATTCGGATGACTAATTTCATATGAGTTTTAGTTCCTTTAACACGGAGCCGTTATCTCAAAAATAAACGGGGCTGTGCCAACATGGAAACTgactttttgttctttaaGTTCTGACTAGAAGCGTAACTCGTTCTAGAATGGGCTACTAGTATACTTCGCGGTTTTGAACTTGCAAGTAAGGGCTAGTAAACCGATCATTATCCTTCCCACGATGAACAGGATCCTGAGATTTCGATGTTTTCTCCAAACCATAACAGTACAGATCTCGCTAGACTGTGAATGGGTCTTCTCCACTGGCAATTCTTGAGCCAAATAGGATATTGAGATAGTATTACATGACTTTGGTAAGCTCTGTTGCACCTATCGCTGAAATTCGGTGGTTTCATGCCAAGGCTGCTCCAGATAACGGCAACACGATCCAACATCTATTATCTTGACCTACCAAGCATTAAGAAATCTACGCCCCAGGGCAGCATAAATCAACCCAGCTAACAGTACAATTGAAACACAAAGCAGTTCCTTTACAGGGACTTCTATCTGTGGCAGCCGGGCCCATATCACTGATCAGGCACGATGCTAAACCTTCATGATATCGAACGTTTTCGTACCTGAAACACGAACGCTCCGTAAAACACACCATAACTGATGTTTGTTCTTCTATAGCACTGCCCTTCTGTGGGGTTTTGGTGCCCTGCCAAGCACGAGCTATACTCGTCTTCGAAGGTGGAGGATCCACAAAATTTCTTGGCTTCAAGAAAATAAGCCTCGCCAGGCAGACATATTCTGCTCATAAGGCGGAATCTGCGCGGATGTCCGTTAGCagatctttttctttctttccctgtgAGCGCACTGGCCACACTTTCAGTCAATCGCCTTACGATACTCTCCATCACACCTGTTCATGGACACAAAATTCATGAACGCTTTGCAGATGTCTGACCCTCTAGTTGATCCTTTCGGCCAGGAACGGTCGTTCTTGACAGGAGTTGAGATTTTTGCTGACTCATTATGCTATTAGTTTATTTCGTATTATATTCAGGGGGCGTGGATGTTTACCTGATTATTAGTCCTGAAAGGCGATGATGGAACATCTCGCCTCAAGGCTCGCTAGGATCAGTAGTATTTTCATGG
The sequence above is a segment of the Aspergillus oryzae RIB40 DNA, chromosome 3 genome. Coding sequences within it:
- a CDS encoding putative salicylate synthetase (anthranilate/para-aminobenzoate synthases component I), giving the protein MAVLPTSIYLRPGPPDALQRVATVLSKLKSDDYYAYERTGVWYLGIGNRSSVTIDPEGRKATFSTNGKDEVRSIDGGVTDVVREYTSANEDCGTRIYGYIGFSYALLLRGIPHTAGEWPMLSLMVPRTEVVFYPDRITLTGVDKGETVELSALVDDTTCIEPSPGHPIDTNTRASEYVEQVEAALADIRAEKYTKVIPSRAVSLPWRVDMPGTLLCGRQHNNPARSFCLRHGNNQAIGFSPELVMSLRDGKVTTEPLAGTRSQEEGGDKSKKLKEALVSDPKEIVEHVLSVKEAINELDRLCSPGTVVVDDLMTVRPRGSVQHLGSTVSGALLPGKDAWDAFNILFPSITATGIPKQAALEGIGRLEKHPRELYSGAILLIEDPETWDVALVLRTVFQGREKQRIQAGAGIVAQSSPGRELTETSEKLASIAPYVIAERNQKD
- a CDS encoding uncharacterized protein (FAD/FMN-containing dehydrogenases) gives rise to the protein MSKKQLALALTCALSFSPACAIAFRDTMALPVSLQQCLNSTGVAVMYPSDMNYDALSRPQNANYQPHPKVIVVPTSSEEVAASVRCVAAEKGDVKLSTRGGGHSYAAYGFSGEVVVDSSQMKGMSFDDDKKEVTVQFGQTLGPLAVAMGRKGYALPHGTCPGVGIAGHALGGGWGFTSRKWGWLLDHIVSLELVDIGGNIKLLNSSSVGMDAELWWALRGAGANNFGVVTSFTYAMEAAPTAVMNYGISFSSKSDCAQVLLAVQELGSISTDDPDGLPVELGGEVIISGADATNVCSFTGQYLGERAAFVPVLDRLLGKLADRGVRPVNSTSYIKEFDDWIDALTDLMGSLDEPSTPQPYYAQSLVDDGAPNYTSHGVEHIIDAIQNAKLVKDTENHVSFDLNGPGSRTNIPPTSGDTSFIHRDSLFLVQIFSYKFPGFNNTDGRDQGLKKVTNVADSIKQAKPSGQWHAYQNYIDPYLDDFGQAYYGVNLEHLKSLKAVADPDSVFDFPQGLGHA
- a CDS encoding uncharacterized protein (predicted protein), coding for MKIAELGTGTGVWLFEGAKYLPATTQLDGFNISDEQFPLKEQCPPNLRFDIMDSFVDPPASLVGQYDVVHLRMWTSNFRNRDSGVIIHHVRELLSELRLI
- a CDS encoding Gfo/Idh/MocA family protein (predicted dehydrogenases and related proteins), which encodes MASKIFNVGVIGYGLSAKIYQIPFISAVKSLKLYAVVQRTPKPDNNAELGFHGIKSFRSTELNDSHLELAKLALNAGKHVNCSRNNMWNQSVVVEKPFTPTYQEAQKLIDLAKKQSRLLTVYQSRRWDADYLTLSKLIKDGSLGRIVDYETRFERHVPDIPGSRWRTESIPGGGAIYDLVIRPAKRITAFLGNQREGIDGSDDSFTVLMHYDEFMATAKAAGIRTFKKVSDSALIIYEQELLLGLSQFYFDMQEEQLKSGIRPRDDSYRIEPSERYGK